The following are encoded together in the Pseudomonadota bacterium genome:
- the argF gene encoding ornithine carbamoyltransferase: protein MPAQAATTRHLLSLLDLATEELEALLERARVLKKLRGSSEHPRSLTGKTVAILMEKSSTRTRVSFVVGVSELGGNPMDITPSDLQLGRGEPLEDTARVFSRYVHGIVYRTKAQQRLEALAQVSAVPVINGLTDKYHPCQVLADLMTVCEHRAQGLRGLRVAWVGDGNNMAHSWIVAAGLMGFELRLACPAGYEPDAGVIAAWRRLGRGQVDLASVSEAVQDADVVTTDVWASMGQEDEVERRRRAFAGYRVSTQLMATAASDAIFLHCLPAHRGEEVDAAVIDGPSSRVWDEVENRLHVQKAVLELLLGSSEGS from the coding sequence ATGCCGGCGCAGGCGGCAACGACTCGGCACCTGCTGTCTCTGCTCGACCTGGCTACGGAGGAGCTCGAGGCTCTCCTGGAGCGTGCTCGGGTGCTCAAGAAGCTGCGCGGATCGAGTGAGCATCCGCGCTCCTTGACAGGAAAGACCGTCGCGATCTTGATGGAGAAGTCCTCGACCCGAACGCGGGTGTCTTTCGTGGTCGGCGTATCCGAGCTCGGGGGCAACCCGATGGACATCACTCCCAGCGACCTGCAGTTGGGCCGAGGTGAACCGCTCGAGGACACCGCGCGCGTGTTCTCGCGTTACGTGCACGGCATCGTGTATCGCACCAAGGCTCAGCAGCGCCTGGAGGCTCTGGCGCAGGTTTCGGCGGTACCGGTCATCAACGGCCTGACAGACAAGTACCATCCTTGTCAGGTTCTTGCCGATCTGATGACCGTCTGCGAACACCGAGCGCAGGGGCTTCGCGGGCTGCGAGTTGCCTGGGTCGGTGATGGCAACAACATGGCGCATTCATGGATCGTCGCAGCCGGGCTGATGGGATTCGAATTGAGACTGGCCTGTCCAGCGGGCTACGAGCCCGATGCCGGCGTGATTGCGGCGTGGCGGCGTTTGGGGCGCGGCCAAGTCGATTTGGCCAGCGTGTCAGAGGCCGTGCAGGACGCGGACGTGGTGACCACGGATGTCTGGGCGAGCATGGGACAGGAGGACGAAGTCGAGCGCCGGCGCAGGGCCTTTGCCGGCTACCGGGTCAGCACGCAGCTCATGGCAACGGCTGCCAGCGATGCGATCTTCCTGCACTGCCTGCCTGCCCACCGCGGTGAAGAGGTGGACGCGGCGGTTATCGACGGGCCTAGCTCAAGAGTGTGGGATGAGGTCGAGAACCGCTTGCATGTGCAGAAGGCCGT